One genomic window of uncultured delta proteobacterium includes the following:
- a CDS encoding hypothetical protein (Evidence 5 : No homology to any previously reported sequences): MAPSFLYAKTSRRAGGFRIQKAPVTLDPGVGFGYSVPLMFLIASPCTPPTSREPSPVSSRYAPAPLMVAGGRLLERFAGDFSKKPASLKIGGKPFQKPAPGAANPSPQHPSSPQRALLTKKQFQHILALIQYAMPSAWPANGNLPQEPPCPKPRRRRCFQSTGN; encoded by the coding sequence ATGGCCCCCTCTTTTTTGTATGCGAAAACCTCCCGCCGAGCGGGAGGTTTTCGCATACAAAAAGCGCCTGTAACACTCGATCCAGGCGTGGGCTTTGGGTATAGCGTGCCTTTAATGTTTCTGATCGCATCCCCATGCACCCCTCCCACGTCGAGAGAACCGAGTCCAGTGTCTTCACGATACGCGCCCGCACCACTGATGGTCGCCGGGGGCAGGCTTTTGGAACGGTTTGCCGGAGATTTTTCTAAGAAGCCCGCTTCTCTAAAAATCGGAGGCAAACCGTTCCAAAAGCCTGCCCCCGGCGCGGCAAATCCCTCGCCACAGCACCCCTCTTCCCCGCAACGCGCCCTCCTGACAAAAAAACAATTTCAGCATATTTTAGCGCTGATACAATACGCCATGCCCAGCGCATGGCCTGCCAACGGAAATTTGCCGCAGGAGCCGCCATGCCCCAAACCGCGCCGCCGCCGTTGTTTTCAGTCCACCGGGAACTGA